The Deltaproteobacteria bacterium GWA2_45_12 genome segment TATTCCCATGGCGAATATGATTGCGATGCCGATGAAGATGGTGTGACGGGAAGTGCTGACGTGGGGAATTCAACCTGCGACTCGAATGACGAAACGGCCCTTGGATATTGGAGAGGGGGCTACCATTACACACCCCAAGCTCCTGTCTTGGAAGGCAATGAGGCTCTTGCCGATCTTGACGATGATGGAACCGATGATTTTGACCTTACCGAAAATTCATTCCACTCCGGTGAATCCTTTACACTGGCCTCGGTTACCGGTGATTCAAGCCTAAGTTCCAATAACGATAAGTGTATTACTTGCCATATGTCGACGGGACCAGAGGCCGATGAACCGGGATATCAGCATTTGGGTGGGCACGCCTTTAAACTTCGCTCCGATCATGGGTTGGGGCATCTGACAGGGGGTGAAAACCCTGATGACTCCATTGAAGAAGAGGGTGAGCTTATGCTGACCAGTGCCTGCACGGCCTGCCATGTGTCCTTGACCGATTTTAACAGGACAGCCCGGGCGGATTATGACGGCGATGGCTCCCTGGAAGGGATTCAGGATGAAGTCAAGGGACTTCTTCTTAATCTGACAACCCTTCTTAAATCGCTTGATACGGACAATATCAAACAGGTGGCAGCTGGAGGAACTTCACAGGGCACCACAGAAAGTGGCGGTGTCATTAGTGTCGATACCCTGGCTTGGGCGGGAACCAAGTCAAGCGGGTTAACCGAAGCAAATAGTTGCTCGGCTGGGGCTCCTACAGGCGGAAGAAATGCGTATCAGCAATGTAATTTCCTGGATGCGGATGATGCCCTGAAACGAGCCATGTGGAACTACAACATGATTGTCCGTGACGGAAGCCTTGGCATCCATAACGCGGCTTATACAGTCCAGGTGTTGCAAGGTACCTACAAAGCCTTGGGCATCCTATTAGGTGGAGAAGCATCAACCTTTACCTATAAGACCGATTTCCCCAACGCGGCACTTCGATAAGGGTCTATGACTTAATTATCTGATAAAAAACCCGGGGCTGGCCCCCGGGTTTTTTATTTGATCTTGATTATTAGCCCTAACGCTTTCGCAATCTTTAAAAAATTGGATAATCGGATATCCTTTCCCGCCTTAAAGTTGCTTATACTCACCATCGAAAGTTGAGTAAGGTGAGCCAGTTCACGGATGGTTTTATTTTTCTTGGCCATTTCAGAGAAAATGATTTCGGAAGCGAGACGTATATCGGTAATATTGCTTTTATCAAATGTCAGATTCAATCCGAGTTTTTGACCATATGGTTTGAATCGGTTATCTAGCTCCACAATTTTTTTGATAAGCGGTTCTTGAAGGCGTGTTAGCATCAAAAAATCAGTGAGATCTTCTAGGGTTTCACCATCAGTGAAATTAAAAGAATAAGTATTATTTTCGAAGGATCCAGGAATCAATTTTTCGAAAAAAATCCAACGTATGTCTTGTCGGGGATTTTTTTCGAAGGTAATCGTATATTTCTTATTTCCAAGTAGTGATGGGCGGGTTTTGATATTGGCAATGGGTGTATCAATGCTTAATTGCAGTGCATTCAAAAAATCATCCCAGGTTTTCATTTTTTACCTTTTCTATATAAATGAATCAGATCGTTAATGCAGGTGGCATTTTTGATTTCATCAAGACGGTTGATGAGAGCTTCTGATTCTGTATTATCCCTTAAAGGGATCAGTTTCTTGATCGTTGGCTCCGTTAAATCAGTAATTTTATTTTTTATAGGGCTGAGAATTTTTTTGTTTAACTCTTGGGCGTATCCGACTTCAAATAGTTCCAGATAGTGAGGAATACTACCTGTGTATTTCAAAAAGCAATGTGCGGAATCGATCAGGATTATTTTTTCATCCGCAAAATTATACAAGTAATTGGCGTTGTGCCGGTCAACCTGACCGGTGAGCCAGTCAAAGAGTCCACATTCAAAAATATTGAGGGCATGTGTTGTTAATTTTCCTTGGCTGGTTGTGAATTGAAGGGCGTCTGGATAATTAAGCCAAGCCTGCACAGTTGTTTGTTGATCTATAAGCCACAAAAGAGGCACTTCCAAACCGATATGAGAAGCAAGTTTGAAAGACCAATATTCTCTTTCAGCCAAGGTTCCGGAATCAATATTGATTTGGCATTCTTTATGGTTTCTTAAAGAAGGTCTTTTGAGAAAGAGCCTTCCCTTCTTTGTCTGGTAAAGCTCCTGTATTGCTGTTTGGCCACGTGAAGGATAGTTCTGTGTGGCTAAAGGGAGCTTAGTACCTTTTTCAATCAGCTTAAGAACTTGGCTATTGGTGAGTTTGGCCATACATAAAGAATACTTTATAAAGTATTCTTTATCAAGTTTTCTTTATCCACCTACGTCCCCGCTCGTTGGCGGGGACTTCGGCGGACGAGCCGAAACGGTTAAAACCCTCCGCCTTAGGCGGAGAATCTTGGGTCCAGGGCTTGCCCTGGGGTGCATACCATTGATTGTTTGATTTATGGTTCTGTTTTGAACTTGGCAGTTCATTTTACTTCCTTTGCCAGTTTCACTGTCTGGAAATTTTTTTCAATCACTCGAATTGAATGGGCGGTTAAAGGGAGGTGTTTGGATTCTTTTTGCCATACCTGGCGAAAACGTTGGACAGTTTCTTTGGCAGTATCTAGTACCAGTTTTTCCGGCAGACCAACCTTTGCAGCCAGATAAGAAACTTGGTCCAAAGAAAGTTCCGCCATGCGTTTGGATTTAACGAGTTTTAGCGCCATATTTTCATCGTTGAGATAAGAAATTGTGGAAACAAAATCATAACCCGAGGAAAGTTTGGCGTTTCTCCGGTCGGGGTAGATCAATGAAAAATTTTTCAAGTGCATGTCTGCATTGCCGATGAAAGTATTGAAGACCAATCGACGAATGAATTCGGTAATTCCTTCCGGGCCCGTCTCTTGCCAAAGCACTTCGGCAATATTTTTGTAGCTTCCCTTTTTGTATTTTTCGTCAGGATACACTCCAAATACTTGGGCAAAGTCTTCCATATGTACTGGGCCCTTGTCGGTTCGGTCAAACCGACGCACGGCCAAGGCTTGGCCCTTTACTTGGCCCATGTTCGTGGGAAGCCCCTTGATCTTGTTCAAATCAACAAGTCGTATTTCGGGAATATCCATGCCGATGCTTTTTGCCAGTGTCATCATGGAATATTCATTTTCGGGGACATCGGCAAAGCGCATGGAGGGTAGTTTGACAATCCACGAGCCGCCCACGCCTTCTGCCGGGATGGTGAGCCCGCCTTTGGCTCCTGCCACTGCCGAGAATTTCATTTGCACACCAGCCAATGAGAAACGCAGTGCATCCTTGTGTGAAACTTGTGCCTGGCCTTGAACCGAAGGTGGCCAGGTTTTTCCGTCAGCGGGTTCTACTTTCAGGGCACCAGGCAAGTCGTGGCCCAATACCCAAAGCAGAAAAAATTCGCGTTTCGCATTTACGTCGGCACGACGGGCCAGATAATCCCGCAAATGACCTTCGGGAAGCAGATTGGAAAAAAAAGGTGGAAGCTGTATGCGTGAAGGTTTCACATCGGTGATCAATTCACCAAAGCTATCTTTAAAGGAAAGGCTCAATACGGGTCGTGAGGGATTATCGATATAAGCTTGGCTGAAACTAAAAATTGTTTGTTCTCCAGGCAAAAAAGTGAGCACTCCCACAGGTTCATCATATAAGAATACGTTTAGCGAACTGATATCAGGCATATCTAATCCTCATTGGTTTCCTGGTCATCAAGTGTGTAGGCGGGTTTTATTTCATGGCTGTGTTGTATTTTTTCTTTGGAATTAATGAGGCCTTTTACCAACAAAACTTCCTGTCTGGGAATGAGCATGACTTCCAATTCCAAATTGCGAGCCATTTCCACGAAGCTGGCCAATTTTACATTGACTTGGCCCGCTTCAATTTTTGAGAGATGGCTTTGGGGAATCCCAAGCTTGTCGGCTAAAGCCCGCTGACTTAAACTTTTTGCCTCACGGGCGCTTTTGAGTGTGTGAATAAGTTGTTGAAGGGTGGAGTTCATTATATATATTGTAACATATAAAATATGTTACTTGATATAGTTTAACAGATCAACCCAGGCGTGAAAAGTGGTTTTTTAAGGAGTTCTACTTCATTCTTTTACGATATGGGTCAAATTCTGAAACCCTGCATCGGGCCTTAAAGAATAGCCTTTCACATTTTTTTGGGTGACCACCCAGTTGTTTTCATACCAGAGCGGGATGATGGGCAGGTCGTCAAAAATGATTTGTTGCACTTGGTTGTAAATGGATTGACGTGTTTGAAAGTCAAAATGAAGACGCCCCTTTACCAATAAATCATCCAAAAATTTATTTTCATAATAACCCCTGTTTGCCCCTATAGGAGGAATTTGGCTTGAGCCAAAGGCATAATAATAAATATCCGGATCGGTGACCCCCACCCAGGTCAGGCTATACATTTGGAAATGTCCCGTGCGGATGTCCCTGAAAAAAGTTCCCCATTCATACGAGCGCACGTCCACATCAATCCCCACTTTTCTTAAAAAGGAAGCCACCAACAAAGCCATATCGATACGGTCTTTTTTGGAAGATGTTTTGTAAACAAGCTTAAACCTCATTTGGGGGCCGTCTCCATCCGGATCGCGAAAGCCAGCTTGGTCTAAAAGTTCCATGGCCTTTTGGGGGTTATAGGGAATGGGTGTGAGGGAATTTAAGTGATACGGATTTTGGGGGGATAAAAGAGAAGTGGCCCCCTTTGCCATGCCATTTATTTTGTAACGGATGAGACTTTCGCGGTCGATGGCATCATTGATGGCTTGACGCACGAGCGGATTTTTCAAAATGGGGTCTTTCAAATTAAGGCCAAGATAGGCAAAGTTCACTCCCATATCCTGAGAGAGGGGAAGATCTTTCAAAGTGGGGATAAGAAGGGTGGGCAGAGAGTTCTGAACAAGGTCTATCCGCCCTTTGAGCAATTCCAGTGTTCTTAAATTGTCATCGGTAATCGTACGAAAGACGATTTTTTTCGGATGGTTTAACTCTGTCTCTGTGGCCCGTTCCAATACGATTTTTTCTCCTTCAGTTTTCTCGACAAATTTGAAAGGTCCCGTTCCCACGGGAGTAAAACGGGTATTCTCGGCGACACTTTGGGGTAAAATGGGAAAACAGAGGGCCACTAAAATGGGGGCAAAAGATTCTTTAAGGACAAAACGTATGGAGTTTGGCCCGGTTTGTTCTATTTTTTCCAGCTTGTCCCATATCTGTTGATGGGGAGAACCATTCTTTTTGAGCGATTGGTAGGTGGCCATGACATCGGCCGGAGTCAGTGGTTCCTGGTTGTGAAAGAAAATGCCGGGTTTTAGGGTGACATAAACGTCTTTGTCATTTTTAATTTGATAATCCAAAGCGAGGTCCGGAGTAATTTCCAGCTTATTATTTATTTGGAATAGGCCGTTATAGATAAGGTGGTTTATTTTTGAGGTGTTTGCTTCTGTTGAAAGACGGGGATCTAATTGTTGGGGATAGGCTTCAAGCCCGACAATCAGCGTGTTTGCGTCATTGACTTTTGGAGTGCAACCAAGGTAACCAAGCAAGCCGAAGACAACAAGGCCATTGATAATACTCCACTTTTTTCCCCGAACTTTGGCGCAGTGAGCCATAATTTTTAAGTTTTTATCACAGCTTGCCCTGCAAAGAAAGCATGGTGTAACATATCGGGGAAGCTTTTGGAGATCTGCAATTACTTTATGAAGTCGAAAATCCCTGCTTTATCCCTTTTATTATGTGTGGCGTTAAGTGCCTATTTTTTGATTGTGGGTATTCCCAAACAAATTGAAAAAAAGACAGCCATCCAGCATGGCTTGTCGGTTTTATCGGTGGAACAACCCCTTGAATCCATTAACCCGGAAGACAAGCCTTTTACCATTGATGCCATTCGCGTGAAATCAAGTGGCGAAGACACCCAAGGGACCGATGATGACCCTTATTTCCAGGCGCGGGAAGCCTATAAAAAGCGCTTTGGCTATGATTATGACGAACCCTGGGATGGCCAAAAAGTAACGCATATTTTTTCGGTGACACCGGCCATGGCCGGCATGGTTGATTTTTGGACGGAAGTTTTTGGACATTATGGCAAGGATCAATATGTTTTCCATCATCGCGATGATGTTTCCATTGTCTATTCCGTCATTGATCTTTCCGATTTGGATCCAATGGCGGCCTCCCTTTCCCCTGAAGAATCCGAAAAAATCAAAAAATCTTATCTTAATGAGGAAGAACAACGCATTGCCAAGCTGCTTAAAAAACTTACCGAAAAAATTTCAGGCCATGATGAGCTGACCCCTGAAGAAAAAAGACTGGCCGATTTATTTCACCAAAACCCATCCCTTTCCATTCGTGATTCAGCCAGTGACGAGCTTATTCGGATTCAAAGCGGGTTTGCCCACAAGATGAAGGAGGCCATTGTTCTTTCGGGGCAATACATCCCTGAATTTGAAAAAATCTTTTCACGCATGGGTGTGCCGGTTGAAATCACGCGTCTGCCTCTTATTGAGTCGGCGTTTAAAATTGATGCTTATTCCTCTGCCGCTGCTGCAGGCCTTTGGCAGTTTATTCCCGATACCGGCAAACGTTATTTGCGTATGGATGATGTGGTCGATGAGCGCTATGACCCCTTTTTGGCAGCCTATGCGGCGGCCCAGCATCTGCTTAACGAATACAAGCTTTTGGGTTCGTGGCCACTAACGATCAATGCCTACAACACCGGGCCCCAAAGGATGATCAATGCCAAAAGACAGCTTGAAACCGATGATATTGCTGTCATCATCAAAAATTTCAAGGAACCCGGATATCAGTTTTATTCGCGCAATTATTATCCTGAATTTTTGGCCGCGCTTCATGTTTATGAAAATCAGGAATATTATTTTGGGAAACTTGCCAAAAAAGATCCGCTTGATTATGACCTGTTTTTACCCCAGCAAAAAATAAACCTGTTGGCGCTGGCCCGTGCGATAGATATGGATTTTGATGTACTTTCTTTTTTAAACCCGTCTTTTAACAAGGATATTTTATCGGGAAAAAAGATTTTACCTCCCGGTTACATGGTGCGTGTGCCTAAAGAAATGGGCCGGTTGGTATCCCGTGTGGCCATGGACTATTATGAAACGGGGGCTCGTGAAGAATGGCATATTGTGGCCCAGGGAGAAACTCTCCAGGATTTGTCTGCACGTTACGGAGTTTCTATGGATGTTTTGGAAGATTCCAATCACATCATGGCCCAAGAAGTGTTGACAGCGGGTATGGCCATTAAAATTCCTTCAACCCAGGG includes the following:
- a CDS encoding kinase; this translates as MPDISSLNVFLYDEPVGVLTFLPGEQTIFSFSQAYIDNPSRPVLSLSFKDSFGELITDVKPSRIQLPPFFSNLLPEGHLRDYLARRADVNAKREFFLLWVLGHDLPGALKVEPADGKTWPPSVQGQAQVSHKDALRFSLAGVQMKFSAVAGAKGGLTIPAEGVGGSWIVKLPSMRFADVPENEYSMMTLAKSIGMDIPEIRLVDLNKIKGLPTNMGQVKGQALAVRRFDRTDKGPVHMEDFAQVFGVYPDEKYKKGSYKNIAEVLWQETGPEGITEFIRRLVFNTFIGNADMHLKNFSLIYPDRRNAKLSSGYDFVSTISYLNDENMALKLVKSKRMAELSLDQVSYLAAKVGLPEKLVLDTAKETVQRFRQVWQKESKHLPLTAHSIRVIEKNFQTVKLAKEVK